Proteins encoded in a region of the Synechococcus sp. BIOS-U3-1 genome:
- the ccsB gene encoding c-type cytochrome biogenesis protein CcsB produces MGFSGLQVIVSEPVLFLGLLAFGFLLIALPWSFWALSNGRSSSGVRSLIALSNLLLTAQLVLRWWQSGHFPISNLYESLCFLAWACTLTQLLVERNWSSPLVAAAATPMGLGCIAFASFALPDQLQQASPLVPALRSSWLVMHVSVIMVSYAALMVGSLLSVAVLLTDRDEELELRSSSIGTGAYRRPKVLSIEGGVAVQNPPEVQLSSIHFSRTEQLDSLSYRTITVGFLLLTVGIISGAVWANEAWGSWWSWDPKETWALICWLVYAAYLHTRLSRGWQGRRPALVAASGLVVIVVCYIGVNLLGIGLHSYGWFFE; encoded by the coding sequence ATGGGGTTTTCCGGTCTGCAAGTGATCGTCTCGGAACCCGTTCTGTTTCTGGGTCTGTTGGCCTTTGGCTTTCTCTTGATTGCTTTGCCCTGGAGTTTTTGGGCACTGTCCAATGGTCGGAGCTCCAGTGGGGTGCGGTCACTGATCGCACTCTCCAACTTGTTACTGACAGCTCAGCTCGTTCTGCGCTGGTGGCAATCCGGACATTTTCCGATCAGCAATCTCTACGAATCGCTTTGCTTTCTGGCCTGGGCATGCACGCTCACTCAGCTGCTGGTTGAACGCAATTGGTCATCACCTCTTGTTGCAGCTGCCGCAACACCCATGGGGCTTGGCTGCATTGCTTTTGCGAGCTTTGCACTCCCTGATCAGCTCCAGCAGGCATCACCGCTCGTGCCCGCCCTGCGTAGCAGCTGGTTAGTGATGCATGTCAGTGTGATCATGGTGAGCTATGCGGCCCTCATGGTGGGGTCTCTGCTGTCAGTTGCCGTTTTGCTGACCGACCGTGATGAAGAGCTGGAACTTCGCAGCAGCTCTATTGGAACCGGTGCCTATCGAAGACCGAAAGTGCTATCCATAGAAGGAGGTGTTGCCGTTCAGAACCCACCTGAAGTTCAGCTTTCATCCATTCATTTCAGCCGTACAGAGCAGCTCGACAGCCTGAGTTACCGCACGATCACGGTGGGATTCTTGTTGCTCACCGTGGGCATCATCAGCGGTGCCGTTTGGGCTAATGAAGCCTGGGGAAGTTGGTGGAGTTGGGATCCGAAGGAAACTTGGGCGTTGATTTGCTGGTTGGTATATGCCGCCTATCTGCACACACGTCTCAGTAGGGGATGGCAGGGTCGGCGTCCAGCGCTTGTTGCGGCTTCAGGCTTAGTGGTAATCGTTGTGTGTTACATCGGAGTCAACCTTTTAGGCATTGGCTTACACAGCTATGGCTGGTTCTTTGAGTGA